AGCGGCTTCCCGTCCGGGCCGGTGACGACCCCCGCGATGTACGTGGCGCCGCCTGCGTCCTGGGCGAGGGCCGGTGCGCCGCCGGACACCAGCAGGATTGCCGTGAGGCATGCCCCCGCGACGAACCGCATCCGCCGCAGCCAGCTCGCCGCCCCCGGCAGGTGGACGCGGTCGCCCCACCGCCCACGGCGGGGGCTGCCCGTGCGGATACGGCTCTGCCTCACCCTCAGGAGCCGCCGCGGGCGGATGGCTGGGGGGCGGGAATGCTCGTGATGGTCACGTCACGCGTGCTGTTGCCGCGCCGGATCCTGAACACGTACACCTTCCCCGGCCGGCCCACGAGCGATTCGGGGTCCCGCCCGTCGGTTCCGTTCACGAGCAGGATCACGTCTCCCGCCGCGACCCCCAGCTTCGCCGCGGGCGACCCCGGGTCGACGGACCGGACCGTCGGATAGGTCGCCCATCTCATCCCGCCTCCCGGGGAAAACCGCGGCTGTCCGCTGAGATAGATCCCGGTGTACGGCACGCGGGCGCGCGCGCCCGCGGACCGCGTCTGGCCCTGGGAGACGCTGGGCGGAGCCCCCGGCTGGGCCGCGGCGGCATCCGCACAAGCCGCAAGCAAGATCAAACTGAACACGATCCGCGTCATCACCGCTCCATCGTCTGGGTGGATGTACACCGCGCCCTCAACGCCCGGCGCTCTTCAGCTCTCGCTCCACCATGGCCTCCAGCCGGGCCAGCCCGGAGGAGGTGAGGAGCGTCCCGTTCACGATCAGCGCGGGCGTCCCGGACACCGCGAGCCGTTTCGCCGCGTCGACATCCTGCTCGATTCCCGCGGCGGGGGCTTCACTCGCCATACACTGCGCGAGCTCCGCAGGGTCCGGGACGCCCGCGGCAGCCGCGAGAGTCGTCCACGGGATGCTGCCGATGGAGTCCTGATGGGCGAACAGCGCGTCGTGATACG
This region of Longimicrobium sp. genomic DNA includes:
- a CDS encoding PDZ domain-containing protein, translating into MTRIVFSLILLAACADAAAAQPGAPPSVSQGQTRSAGARARVPYTGIYLSGQPRFSPGGGMRWATYPTVRSVDPGSPAAKLGVAAGDVILLVNGTDGRDPESLVGRPGKVYVFRIRRGNSTRDVTITSIPAPQPSARGGS